The Triticum urartu cultivar G1812 unplaced genomic scaffold, Tu2.1 TuUngrouped_contig_6513, whole genome shotgun sequence DNA segment ACATGCTTTCCTCGTGCCCACCATGTAATTTAAGTAGTTTATGCTGAACAATTCTATGTAAGGCTTAATTGTATCGTGATATCGTATTACCCTGATAAATAAGAGTTGGTTTATCACAAACAAAACTTTGATGCCTTAGGAAATAGAGAAGATTAGTTCAGGGAAAAAATAGTCTGTACAAACTGACTCTAATATAATCAATACAACAATATGTAACGAAGCTGGTAAGAGCTGCAATTACAAGCTATTAAAATGATCTATAGAAGCAACAACTTATACGGATATATCGCCgcaaaaaacaaacaaaaaactTGTACGGATATATGTTTGATCAGGACCTATGATACTATGTCTTCTTCCATATTGCTCTACTGTTGTTGTACATTTATAATTGCATCCTTCATATCAACAGTATGCTACGATAATTGTATCCTTCATACCAATAGTAGCTACGATATCAACAGTATGTATAATTGTATCCTTCGTACCAACAGTATGCTACGATATTAACACCACCTAGTCTCTTTGTCATCTTAGTTGTTTACAATAATCTTTTGAGATTATGATCCCTCTACTACAGTTGCAGCATGTATTACAAATGGGGAAGTAGTTCATGGGTCTGGTCTTAAAAGTGATGATGACGACAAGAGTTGTCTCTTGAATGTGATTATCCAGGTAACTATCCGATTTATGACACATGCATCTATGATTTGTTTCACATAATGACAATTATTCTTCTCTACATTCAGTCATTATGGCATTTAAGGGGATTCCGAGATGAGCTGCTCAAAACATCGTCACGCTATAAATATGTTGGAGATCCTGCCGCTGTTTCTTGTGTTGTATGTGCGTTATGTCATATTTTTACCGAGTTGAGCAAAGTATCTAAGGGGGAAGGAGAGGCTGTTGCACCTACTTCTTTGAGGATGGCTTTGAGCATCTCATTCCCCGCTGAGAAGTTAATTCGGATGGTATATTTCTGTCTTTTTTTCATAGTAGTTTTGTGCGTACACATATTTATACATCATTTTGTTATCGGACTGATCACTTTATCTACAAATGACTCCTTTGTCTATCTGATACTCTTTGACCATGATCAGGGACAAATGAATGATGCATCTGAGGTATTGGAGGCAATCTTAAGACGCATGCATGATTCATACACTTATCGTGCTGACTACCATGCTGAATCTCACGAGCACAATTGTAGTGGCTCATGGGATTGTGCAAACAAGGATTGCATTGCACACACTATATTTGGTGCAGACGTCCATGAAAGAATGATCTGCTACAATTGTGGGTTAGAGTCTAGACAACAAAAATATACATCATTTCTCCATTATATCAATGATTGTTCACTTAATTATGCAATGGTTAGTTGTGTTCTTCTACTGGTTTATTGTATTCTGTACTTTATGGTTGCTGATATGTTGTGCCTGGGTTTATTGTTTGTTCCATGGTACAGAGGATCTGTCCAGGCAATCCATTTGATGATATTTTGAAGGCTGTGATGATGGATGTCCACAGAACTTGTGATCCTGATGTGGGTGGCTGTGGAAAATCAAATCATATGAGCCACAGTCTCTCTAGTTCCCCTCATGTTTTCACAGTTGGTAAATGTCTTTCTTttcgatatatatatatatatataggaaaatgGTTGTGTACTCCTGGCAGTACGTACTCCCGCTCCTCATATACCACATAGATGAATCTTTTAtatctttttattatttttaatatacttcattagtaattattatatatatatatatatatatatatttggtcTGGAGATTCTAACAGACATTTGGTCATGTAGTACTCTTAACTTTTTGCATAGTGCTTTGCTTAATGTTTTTTAGGATTTTGCCTGCTGAAAAGGTTCTTGAGTCACCAAGCCGTGTCAAGACATCTTAGTGTCTGACTAGTCGGCGGCTAGCTTGGACTGATCGAACCTTTTTTTTTCGAGAAAACGCAAAAGACCTTGCGTTTCTTTTCATTGAAAAGGTAGGGGGTCAGTTACAGTCGTCCTAGGACGAATAAAGCGAGAATCAGATACAAGGCTCAGTGCACATCCCATGTAGGGGGGAGGACTGATCGAACCTAGTCGAGTGTCTAGTTTGGTGGGCTTCAGAAAAACAGAGGGAGGGGGGTTATTAGTCAAGTACCAGCAGCAAACCACCATTGCAGCGCAGGCTAGTGGGCTAGGCCGTCGATGACTAAAAAACGTTTGCTGCTGCGCACAGAATTGATCATTCAACTATAAAATCTGCTTGTATGCTCTTTTGTTAATGGGATTATTGATCAACATGAATCTCTTCTTACCCGTTTAACTTTTGTTTTTAGCTTTGGGATGGCAGACTGGAAATGGGAGTGTGAGGGACATGCTACCTCATATTTTGGCTGCCCTTGGGACAGAGATAGATTTGGGCGTTATCTACCCTGGTGCAAGTCGACGGAGCAAACACTCCCTGGTGTCAATGGTAGGCCTATAAAAGACCCCTCCTTGCTCTTCCAAAATTACAGACTGCTTAGTGAAATGTGTTTTGTTTGTAAAACAGATCGATGTATGCAGGTATCTGTTTCCTGTTATACTGATACGATCAGACTCATCAGACACTTAACATGGCCTGGTTTGCTGTTTTTGCATGCAGGCTTGCTTCTACAGCCAGCGCTATATCTGTTTTGCTATCGATGGCGAGCACTGGGTCCTGTATGATGACCAGACTGCTGAGGTAACCAGATATAAGCGCTGCACCTACTAAAAGTGAAGGTTTTTCCTGATTTTTCGCTTACTATGACCTGGCTTTTGGTCTGTCCAGGTTGTTGGTGATTGGATTCAAGTGCTCAGTATGTGCGAGGAAAAGGAAATGCAACCTCTGCTTCTTTTCTTCGAAGCTGCAAATTGATTGATTGTTCTTCTGCCGAAAAGTTTTGGCTTAAGGAAGGATGTTGATTTGACGTGAAACATTGGGATGCTCTTtgtaattttgaaaaaatagTCTAGTTAAATTGTTAACTGTGTCTATTTTATAACTTATGGTTTAAGATTGGTCCACGCCATCTCGTCTAAATCGCTCATATAGAACTCGCCGAGTTGTCTCCCAACTTGCCGAGACCCTCATTGTGCTCTACATCAATATCAATCCCATATAATCATGAGTAGGGTTATTAACTGCATCACGGGTCTGAAAACTTGTACCCCTTGTTCGTTTGATAGGTCATGTTCCACTGCCAAACAAAACAGGTGCGACTACCGTACTTTTGGGAGGTACCTGGTGAAATATCCTCCACATTGCTCATATACTCGTGAATACAATTAGTACCCTAATCACTTGTGACTAAGACAAAACCCACAAAGTTGTCCTTCTAATCTCCCTAGTTTTTTTGAGGATCTAATCTCCCTAGTTTTGATGGTTGATGACAACGTAAAATAGATTGTTAACATAAAATGTTTTGGTTTCTTTCGATATAGAGTTTTCTCCCTAGATTTGTCCACAATTGAAATTTCTGCTTTTGAATACACAAAATGGACAAAATAGAATTGAAAGAGCTCCCACCATATCTTTAGAAGCGGAGGGTGCAAAGT contains these protein-coding regions:
- the LOC125530716 gene encoding inactive ubiquitin carboxyl-terminal hydrolase 53-like isoform X2; protein product: MALSISFPAEKLIRMGQMNDASEVLEAILRRMHDSYTYRADYHAESHEHNCSGSWDCANKDCIAHTIFGADVHERMICYNCGLESRQQKYTSFLHYINDCSLNYAMRICPGNPFDDILKAVMMDVHRTCDPDVGGCGKSNHMSHSLSSSPFGMADWKWECEGHATSYFGCPWDRDRFGRYLPWCKSTEQTLPGVNGLLLQPALYLFCYRWRALGPV
- the LOC125530716 gene encoding inactive ubiquitin carboxyl-terminal hydrolase 53-like isoform X1, with translation MALSISFPAEKLIRMGQMNDASEVLEAILRRMHDSYTYRADYHAESHEHNCSGSWDCANKDCIAHTIFGADVHERMICYNCGLESRQQKYTSFLHYINDCSLNYAMRICPGNPFDDILKAVMMDVHRTCDPDVGGCGKSNHMSHSLSSSPHVFTVALGWQTGNGSVRDMLPHILAALGTEIDLGVIYPGASRRSKHSLVSMACFYSQRYICFAIDGEHWVLYDDQTAEVVGDWIQVLSMCEEKEMQPLLLFFEAAN